CCATCTTTTCGCCTATCTGCAGCTTAGTTACATCGATACAGCGGGCATAGTAATAGGACGACAAAAAATCGAACACCTTACCCTCAAGCGGGAAGACGCCCTTTTTAGCCTTTATGGTATGGTTACGATGATTGAATACGACAATATCTGTGTGCTTATAGCTCGCCTCGTGCCTGTTCTCGGCATAAAAATAGGGCACAATTGTCTGCTCGTCTATATAAGTCTCGTACCGGTTGCGTACTTTATAAAAAACATCAAAGGTGCCTGCGGTCTTTCCTTCAGCTATGATATGATAGGACGGCTTATCTTCAAATTTGAGCGGGGTTTCCTCTACGCGGATATTGGCCTCCGCTGCAGTGAAAATACCATACTTCATCTTATAGCTCAGCTTCTCGCCGGGCTTAAAAGCAGGTTCATCTATTTTATTAAGTTCCTGGGCCTGGGTTTTATTAAGGCTGGTAGCAACCAGAAGAAATGCGATCAGGTATATCTTCATCGGCTACCGGGATTAAAGGCTATCATTAGTCTTTTCGTTTATATATAGGGACTGTCGAGCAGGGCTCACCGAACATGATACTTTTGGCTACCGGCGTCAGTTTTTTTGTTAATTCAACATAAGCCGATACGGGTACCTCGGTGTCGCCGCACCCCTTAATAACGATGCGCTGGTCGCGATATTGCTCCACATCCATAGCGGCCATGGCTTTTTCAAACAACACAGTTTCAAGTACCGAAACGTCGCCAAACACTACATCTTTGGCATAAGGAGCCAGTTTGTTGGCAATAAGCATGTAGGCCCAGGCGGGTACTATAGCATCTGCAGTGCAGGTTATAGCAACGTTTTTACCGGCATATTGAGCCCAGTCGTGTCCTTTAACAAACTCCCTGAAATCCTTCTCGCGCAATATCAGCTCCATATAAAGGTTATCCTTAATATCATACACCACACGTTCGCCCTGCGGATAAAAAGCGGCGGGGTCAAGCGTAACCAAGCCACTCTGAGCCACCTTGTTCACGAAATTTTCCTGGATATCCATTTTCTTAAAATCAAAAAACCGGGAATGGCAATACCATTCCCGGTCACAAAATTAAGTTAAATATTCTTATAAGAATTTAGAACGGTAATCTTTTACATTCGCCTTATCTTTCAGCGCATCAAACAGCGCCGATTGCGAGCGCTGGGCCAATGCCTGGCCTATCTGCTCACGCTCCCTTACGGCATTTGCAAGTGGTGCAGGGTTGATAAAGTTATCGAGCGAAAATACAAATACCCCATGCTCGCCTTCGATCGGTTTAGATAGCTTATTTGGTTTCGAACCGAATACTGTACCCACAACTTTATATTCGAGCGACAAGCCTGGTATAACAGGATTTGCAAAAACGATATTCTGAACAGGTACCGCACTGGCACTGACCTTCTGAGCTACCTGGTCTATGGTCGACGCGCCGTTCTCGGCCGCCTGGAATTTATCAAGTAATTGTTTTGCCTTTACGTGGTTGCGTACAGCGCCTTCTATCTGTTTCTTTACAGCATCAAGCGGCAAAGTGCCTTTAGGTTTGATCTCTGTCAATACCGGAACAATGTATTGGTCGCCGGCGACATATACCTGGTCGGCCAGATCGCCCTTATCAGCTTTAAACGCCCAGCGTACCAACTGGCGTGCATCGTCCACACCCTGGAACGACGACGCAAGGGCTTGTACGTCCGTAGCCGTTTTCTTGATTAAACCTTCCTTCTTCACTTCAGCATCAAAGTTATCCTTGGTTAAAGCACCCAGGAACTTCTGCGCATTGCTAAATGCCGTGCTTTGTGTTTTGGTACTTGCGGTTACGGGTTTATCAATTACCGCAACCTCAACTGCTTTTGACGAGCCTTTTTGCTCTTCTATTTGTAACAGGTGGATGCCAAATTGTGTCTTAACTATCTGCAACTCGCCTTTTTTTCCATCAAAAGCAGCATTATCAAACTCGGCTACCATAGCCCCGCGACCGAACGTTCCAAGGTCGCCGCCTTTTTCGCCCGATTGTTTATCGATAGAATATGTTTTAGCCAATTCGTCGAATGACTTGCCGGCTTGGATCAGCTTCTTCAGCGAATCTGCTTTAGCACGAGCCGCGGCTTCACCATCTGCTCCTATAGGCAGAAGGATGTGACGCGCCTTTACCGAATCAGGTCCTACTTTTGAATCGATCAGCTTGGCGATCTTATAACTTCCGTTTGAAAAATACGGCCCGTAAACAAACCCGTTGGGTTGGTTAAACATAACGGAATCCAATTGAGGATCGCCCAATTGCCCTTTGCGTTTATAAGCAAGCGGTGCTTTTGTTTCTGCATTTATCTGTATGAACAACGAGTCGTTTGTCGTGCTTTTCAGTTCAGGCACCAATTTTTCAATCTGGCCCTTAACCGCAGCTGAATCATCTTTTGACGGCGCTGCGCTAAAGCTCACATAGTCAAAGCTGCGCGTCTCCTGTTTATTTTTGAATTGATACTGGTGATCGTTATAGTAGCTTTGGTAGTCATCATCTGTCAGGGTCACCTTATTATCTGGGATAGATGCGTAATCCAGTGTCACGTATTTAAAATTGGCAAGCTTGTTCTTGTTCTCGTAGTCGTCCTTAGCATCCAGCGAATTTACATACATGCCATTACTGGTGGCAGAGATATACTTTTGTGCCAGTTTGTTGGTACCCAACTGTTCCAAGAACTGAACCCACTGTATCTTCATCGGATCGTCGGCTTTTGCGGCGTTAATGCTTGCCTTAAAGTTGTTAAACTTAACCTGGTCCACTTTCCCGGTTTTTGGATCGCCGAAATATTGCAGGATCTGTGGGTCGGGGTTGTTGCCGTTAACCATCGAATTGGTCTCATCGACAGTTACTACCAGCCCCAGCTTATCAATTTCCTTATTCAGTATTACCCTGCTTACATCCTGGTTCCAGGTCATTTCCTCC
Above is a window of Mucilaginibacter ginsenosidivorans DNA encoding:
- a CDS encoding DUF3108 domain-containing protein; translated protein: MKIYLIAFLLVATSLNKTQAQELNKIDEPAFKPGEKLSYKMKYGIFTAAEANIRVEETPLKFEDKPSYHIIAEGKTAGTFDVFYKVRNRYETYIDEQTIVPYFYAENRHEASYKHTDIVVFNHRNHTIKAKKGVFPLEGKVFDFLSSYYYARCIDVTKLQIGEKMDIQYFLEDGVHTLTITYMGKEKVKCSMGTFNCLKFNPTIIPGRIFRKDSKLYLWITDDGNRIPVKAHVELIVGSLTMDLTSATGLKYPLNPVSKDAD
- a CDS encoding DUF2480 family protein, producing MDIQENFVNKVAQSGLVTLDPAAFYPQGERVVYDIKDNLYMELILREKDFREFVKGHDWAQYAGKNVAITCTADAIVPAWAYMLIANKLAPYAKDVVFGDVSVLETVLFEKAMAAMDVEQYRDQRIVIKGCGDTEVPVSAYVELTKKLTPVAKSIMFGEPCSTVPIYKRKD
- a CDS encoding peptidylprolyl isomerase, whose translation is MGVMNYLRERMGKIVAIVIGASLLAFILGEVLRSGSSFFKGDSDALGEVAGEKISYKNFQAQVEQAKQQSGQTNLSGQFTSYLEEMTWNQDVSRVILNKEIDKLGLVVTVDETNSMVNGNNPDPQILQYFGDPKTGKVDQVKFNNFKASINAAKADDPMKIQWVQFLEQLGTNKLAQKYISATSNGMYVNSLDAKDDYENKNKLANFKYVTLDYASIPDNKVTLTDDDYQSYYNDHQYQFKNKQETRSFDYVSFSAAPSKDDSAAVKGQIEKLVPELKSTTNDSLFIQINAETKAPLAYKRKGQLGDPQLDSVMFNQPNGFVYGPYFSNGSYKIAKLIDSKVGPDSVKARHILLPIGADGEAAARAKADSLKKLIQAGKSFDELAKTYSIDKQSGEKGGDLGTFGRGAMVAEFDNAAFDGKKGELQIVKTQFGIHLLQIEEQKGSSKAVEVAVIDKPVTASTKTQSTAFSNAQKFLGALTKDNFDAEVKKEGLIKKTATDVQALASSFQGVDDARQLVRWAFKADKGDLADQVYVAGDQYIVPVLTEIKPKGTLPLDAVKKQIEGAVRNHVKAKQLLDKFQAAENGASTIDQVAQKVSASAVPVQNIVFANPVIPGLSLEYKVVGTVFGSKPNKLSKPIEGEHGVFVFSLDNFINPAPLANAVREREQIGQALAQRSQSALFDALKDKANVKDYRSKFL